A stretch of the Thermoanaerobaculia bacterium genome encodes the following:
- a CDS encoding KpsF/GutQ family sugar-phosphate isomerase — translation MPISPRPPREVARQVLEIEAAAVAGLVAQLDETFDRAVERLRAAPGRVVCTGMGKSGIVMQKIAAT, via the coding sequence ATGCCGATATCCCCGCGTCCCCCGAGAGAAGTCGCCCGTCAGGTTCTGGAGATCGAGGCGGCCGCGGTCGCCGGGCTGGTGGCGCAGTTGGACGAGACCTTCGACCGCGCCGTCGAGCGGCTGCGCGCGGCACCCGGCCGGGTGGTCTGCACCGGCATGGGCAAGAGCGGCATCGTGATGCAGAAGATCGCCGCGAC
- a CDS encoding PIN domain-containing protein: MALILDTGILFAAADADDAWHARAARLLTSERGLRIVPVTVLPEVCYLLHDRLGSAAERAFLGALGRELAVEPLHDADLDLVRELLDRKPEIGFVDASVVAVAARLRVARIATTDRRHFTSIRLSSGFALELVP; the protein is encoded by the coding sequence GTGGCGCTGATCCTCGACACCGGCATCCTCTTCGCGGCGGCCGACGCCGACGATGCCTGGCACGCCCGCGCCGCCCGGCTGCTCACGTCGGAGCGTGGGCTTCGCATCGTGCCGGTCACGGTCCTGCCCGAGGTCTGCTACCTGCTCCACGACCGGCTGGGTTCCGCCGCCGAGCGCGCCTTCCTCGGCGCTCTGGGCCGCGAGCTCGCCGTCGAACCGTTGCACGACGCCGACCTCGACCTCGTCCGCGAGCTCCTCGACCGCAAGCCCGAGATCGGCTTCGTCGATGCCTCGGTCGTCGCCGTCGCGGCACGCTTGCGGGTCGCCCGCATCGCGACCACCGACCGGCGGCACTTCACTTCGATCCGACTGTCCTCCGGATTCGCCCTCGAGCTCGTGCCGTGA